The sequence below is a genomic window from Ochrobactrum quorumnocens.
CCGGTATTGCCCCCTTGAGGAACGATCGTGCTGCCATGCTCACTGGCAATGCGCATTACGGAAGAAACCTGTTCAGTGGTTGCTGGCAAAACAACAGCGATTGCCTGTCCAGTCTCATAGCCACGCCAGTCAGTCAGGAACGGCTCTTTATCATGAGCATCAGTCAACACATACTGGCTGCCAACGGCCTGACGAAGGTCGTGCAGGAAAGCATCATTGGAGCTGGACTTGGACAACATTTTCTTACCTGTGAAATTGAAAAGCACGTCTTTTGGGAAGTGGCGGTCAACCAACCCATTCGGATTGGCGAAGTGCAGAAATATCCTGGGCGCCGGCAAAGCCGAGAAACAAACGCAGTTCGTCCCTTAACTGTTCAACCATACGCACAACGCCGTCTGCGCCCCCTGCTGCAAGACCATAGAGAGGCGCACGCCCAAGAAACACGCCATCAGCACCAGCCGCCAGTAGTTTTGCTGCATCAGACCCGCGTCTCACGCCACTGTCGGCAAAAAGCGTTTTGTGAGGCCCCGCAGCGTCCCGTATCCTTGGCAGAACGTCCAATGGCAGAGCCGCACTATCGAGATTGCGGCCGCCATGCGCCGATACCACCACGCCATCGCAACCTAAATCGAAAACCTCAATTGCGTCAGCCGCAGACAAAACTCCTTTGATCAGAAGTTTATGCGGCCAGCGGTGACGAAGCTCTTTGACGAAATCTCTATCAAGCACAGTGTCGAGAGCGAAGCGCGGATCGCGGATGGAATCTGTCACTGCTTTAGCCACATCCCCGGGATAATGCGCATAGGACGGGAATCCTTTGCGCAATAGATATCGTCCCATGACTCCAAGTGTCCAATGCGGATGAAGCATCAAGTCCACTGCCAGCGTGGCTGAAAATTGTAGTGGCACCCCAAAACCATTGCGTCGGTTATGGATCTTTTTAGGTGATGCTGGCGTATCAACCGTCAATACCAAAGTATCAACACCACATGCTTTTGCACGCTCAAGCAGTTTCCATGTTTCTGAACGATCACGCCAGACATATAGCTGAAACCATAAGTCGCTATTGGGTGCTCCGGCCGCAATCTGCTCGATACTGGTCGATGACTGCGTTGCCACAACATAAGGCAGCCCGGCTGCTTTTGCTGCGCGCGCCATGAGAACTTCCCCATCATAGCGGACCATGCCCGCCAGAGCGGTAGGAGCAATCATAAA
It includes:
- a CDS encoding alpha-hydroxy acid oxidase, with product MTGGAGFLDFAEARERAKVFLPRALFEYIDRGTEAETALSALHNGFAKRRVVPHVLRPVTTPDLSAQYLGSTHNCPFMIAPTALAGMVRYDGEVLMARAAKAAGLPYVVATQSSTSIEQIAAGAPNSDLWFQLYVWRDRSETWKLLERAKACGVDTLVLTVDTPASPKKIHNRRNGFGVPLQFSATLAVDLMLHPHWTLGVMGRYLLRKGFPSYAHYPGDVAKAVTDSIRDPRFALDTVLDRDFVKELRHRWPHKLLIKGVLSAADAIEVFDLGCDGVVVSAHGGRNLDSAALPLDVLPRIRDAAGPHKTLFADSGVRRGSDAAKLLAAGADGVFLGRAPLYGLAAGGADGVVRMVEQLRDELRLFLGFAGAQDISALRQSEWVG